A window of the Trichocoleus desertorum ATA4-8-CV12 genome harbors these coding sequences:
- a CDS encoding helix-turn-helix domain-containing protein, whose amino-acid sequence MAERAFKFRFYPTPEQETLLR is encoded by the coding sequence ATGGCAGAACGCGCTTTCAAATTCCGTTTTTATCCAACTCCAGAGCAAGAAACCTTGCTGAGGA